The proteins below come from a single Stutzerimonas stutzeri RCH2 genomic window:
- a CDS encoding TonB-dependent siderophore receptor translates to MNNASAVLKWVGCGAALILAGAPLAIAKEAAVLDSVTITADQERADGPVQGYRAKRTRSATKTDTPIEEIPQSISVIPASVLQDLDSPRAEKALDFAGGVARQNDFGGLTMYEYSVRGLTTGEFYKDGFSVNRGFMNPPDASNIERVEVLKGPSASLYGRGDPGGTINIVSKRPQLDSFARLDLSAGRWDRYRTALDVNTPLDEDGNMLYRMNIAVEDGNSFRDHREAERQFVAPSFSWELSPDTRLLVQAEVVRNRQTFDRGVVAPGGDLGKVSRSAFYGEPSDGPISNDNETLQAELEHDLNEVWTLRLASHYKQGRMDGYATEAAAVADDDRTLTRNLRYRDYDWQDAITQLELRGRFDTGSIEHQLLIGTEYERYALSEFMLRSNNLRNIDLYNPVYGAPRPAFNPARTVDRNELVHSRALNLQDQIRFTDKLFGVIGARYDHYEQRLDNEVAGRRTEQTHEKVTPRVGVLYQLVPEVGLFANASQSFKPNNGADFSGATFDPEEGVGYEAGVKLDLFDGRLGLTAAAFHLTKENVLTSDPANDGFQIAAGEVRSRGIDLQLAGQLTDAIRVIGGYAYVDAEVTRDNTLASGSRLLNVPRHSGSLLTTYEFLDGDLSGLSLGGAVNYVGDRAGQADSDFELPSYTTVDLLARYKATEKLTLGMNLNNAFDRTYYERSYSNVWVMPGEPRNLSVSLSVEL, encoded by the coding sequence ATGAATAACGCAAGTGCGGTATTGAAATGGGTTGGTTGCGGAGCGGCGTTGATCCTGGCTGGTGCGCCGCTGGCTATAGCAAAGGAGGCGGCGGTACTCGATTCGGTCACCATCACGGCGGACCAGGAACGCGCCGATGGACCGGTTCAGGGATATCGCGCCAAACGCACGCGCAGTGCGACCAAGACCGACACACCCATCGAGGAAATACCCCAGTCGATCAGCGTGATCCCAGCATCCGTATTGCAGGATCTGGACAGCCCGCGTGCAGAGAAGGCGCTGGATTTCGCCGGCGGCGTCGCCAGGCAGAATGACTTTGGCGGCTTGACGATGTACGAGTACAGCGTGCGCGGGCTGACCACCGGGGAGTTCTACAAGGACGGTTTCAGCGTCAACCGTGGCTTCATGAACCCGCCGGACGCTTCCAATATCGAGCGGGTCGAAGTGCTCAAGGGGCCTTCGGCCAGCCTTTACGGGCGCGGCGACCCTGGCGGCACCATCAATATCGTCAGCAAGCGGCCGCAACTGGACAGCTTTGCCCGTCTCGATCTCAGCGCCGGTCGCTGGGATCGCTATCGCACCGCGCTGGACGTGAACACGCCACTCGATGAAGACGGCAACATGCTCTATCGCATGAATATCGCCGTCGAAGACGGCAATAGCTTCCGCGATCATCGCGAGGCTGAGCGCCAGTTCGTCGCGCCTTCCTTTAGCTGGGAATTGAGCCCGGACACGCGATTACTGGTGCAGGCTGAGGTGGTGCGCAACCGCCAGACCTTCGATCGCGGTGTGGTCGCACCGGGCGGCGACCTGGGCAAGGTGTCCCGCTCAGCGTTCTATGGCGAGCCCTCGGATGGACCGATCAGCAACGACAACGAAACGCTGCAGGCCGAACTCGAACACGACCTGAACGAGGTCTGGACCCTGCGCCTGGCCAGCCACTACAAGCAGGGCCGGATGGACGGTTACGCCACCGAAGCGGCTGCGGTTGCCGACGATGACCGCACCCTGACACGCAACCTGCGCTATCGCGACTACGATTGGCAGGACGCAATCACCCAGCTGGAGCTGCGCGGGCGTTTCGATACCGGCTCGATCGAGCATCAGCTGTTGATCGGCACCGAGTACGAGCGCTACGCCCTGAGCGAATTCATGCTGCGCTCCAACAACCTGCGCAACATCGATCTCTATAACCCGGTCTACGGCGCGCCGCGTCCGGCTTTCAATCCCGCCCGTACGGTCGACCGTAATGAGCTGGTGCACAGCCGCGCACTGAACCTGCAGGACCAGATTCGCTTTACCGACAAGCTCTTTGGCGTCATCGGCGCCCGCTATGACCACTATGAGCAACGCCTGGACAATGAGGTTGCCGGCCGGCGCACCGAGCAGACCCATGAAAAGGTCACGCCGCGTGTTGGCGTGCTCTATCAGCTGGTTCCGGAGGTCGGGTTGTTCGCCAACGCTTCGCAGTCCTTCAAGCCGAACAATGGTGCGGACTTCAGCGGCGCGACGTTCGATCCAGAAGAGGGCGTGGGTTATGAGGCTGGCGTCAAGCTCGACCTGTTCGATGGCCGTTTGGGGCTGACCGCCGCCGCCTTCCATCTGACCAAGGAAAACGTGCTGACTAGCGATCCGGCGAACGACGGTTTTCAGATAGCCGCGGGTGAGGTGCGCAGCCGCGGGATTGACCTGCAGCTGGCCGGGCAGCTGACCGATGCGATTCGCGTGATCGGTGGTTACGCCTACGTGGATGCCGAGGTGACTCGGGACAACACCCTGGCCAGCGGCAGCCGGCTGCTCAACGTACCGCGCCACAGCGGCAGCCTGCTGACCACCTACGAATTCCTCGATGGCGATCTCAGCGGACTCTCCCTTGGCGGCGCCGTGAACTACGTGGGTGATCGGGCAGGGCAGGCCGATAGCGACTTCGAGTTGCCGTCGTACACCACCGTGGATCTGTTGGCGCGCTACAAGGCGACGGAAAAGCTGACCCTTGGCATGAACCTGAACAACGCCTTCGACCGGACCTACTACGAGCGTTCCTACAGCAATGTCTGGGTCATGCCGGGTGAGCCGCGCAACCTGAGCGTTAGCCTGTCCGTGGAACTCTGA
- a CDS encoding TAXI family TRAP transporter solute-binding subunit, with protein sequence MNHQIRNGLFGITLAGALASVLASTSVLAQERFVTIGTGGQTGVYYTAGQSVCRFLNRAEVKPAIKCNAPSTAGSVTNIVSLHKGEYDFGFIQSDHQHKALQGLAPFDKEGAVELRAVFSLQSEILTVVVRNDSGITDLAGLEGKRVNIGVPGSGSRDTFEEVMQAKGWTNASFALAAELKPAEMASALGDNNLDAITYVVGHPSGAIQEALTNVKGRIIPVQGAEIDSLLAKADYYSAVEIPAGLYPGVDGAIPSIGGKAVLATTSKTDPEVVYQLVKSVFDNLDRFKRLHPAFADLKAEDMIRVGLTAPLHEGAERYYKEKGWL encoded by the coding sequence ATGAACCATCAGATCCGTAACGGCCTGTTCGGCATCACCCTGGCCGGCGCACTCGCCAGCGTCTTGGCCAGCACCAGCGTGCTGGCGCAGGAGCGCTTCGTCACCATCGGCACCGGAGGGCAGACCGGCGTGTACTACACCGCAGGCCAGTCGGTGTGCCGCTTCCTCAATCGTGCCGAGGTGAAGCCCGCCATCAAATGCAACGCACCCTCGACTGCGGGCAGCGTGACCAACATCGTGTCGTTGCACAAAGGCGAGTACGACTTCGGCTTCATCCAGTCCGACCATCAGCACAAGGCGCTGCAGGGCCTGGCGCCCTTCGACAAGGAAGGCGCCGTCGAACTGCGCGCTGTGTTCTCACTGCAATCGGAGATTCTCACCGTGGTCGTTCGCAACGACAGCGGCATCACCGATCTGGCCGGGCTCGAAGGCAAGCGGGTGAACATCGGCGTGCCCGGCTCGGGCAGTCGCGACACCTTCGAGGAAGTCATGCAGGCAAAAGGCTGGACGAACGCCAGCTTCGCTCTGGCCGCGGAACTCAAACCGGCGGAAATGGCTTCAGCCCTGGGTGACAACAACCTGGACGCCATCACCTATGTGGTCGGCCATCCGAGCGGTGCGATCCAGGAAGCCTTGACCAACGTGAAGGGCAGGATCATTCCCGTGCAGGGCGCCGAGATCGACAGTCTGCTGGCCAAGGCCGATTACTACAGCGCCGTGGAAATCCCCGCCGGGCTCTACCCAGGCGTGGACGGCGCCATTCCGTCGATCGGTGGCAAGGCCGTGCTGGCGACCACCAGCAAGACCGATCCGGAGGTGGTCTATCAGCTGGTCAAGTCGGTGTTCGACAACCTCGACCGGTTCAAGCGCCTGCATCCGGCCTTTGCCGATCTCAAGGCCGAAGACATGATTCGCGTCGGCCTGACTGCGCCGCTGCACGAGGGCGCCGAGCGCTATTACAAGGAGAAGGGCTGGCTGTAG
- a CDS encoding D-amino acid dehydrogenase produces MRVAVIGAGVIGLATAYSLVRQGHSVELIERRDDVALETSFANGGQLSYRYVSPLADAGVPLQAIGWMLRGADAPLRFRPQASLHQWRWCLQFLLACRRSVNRRNAAHLLRLALHSQQILRSWREQDRLDGFAWRANGKLVIYRDQHSLHKGAAAIDDDSGQRLLDAAQCVDVEPALAPLAASLHGGIYSPGDEVADCHLFCTELLQRLGASPRFRLHTGQSVSALRTEGKRVRAVVLGRDDIAIDHLVVAAGTGSVGLLKPLGIDLPIYPLKGYSLTVGLADQDGVPQTNVTDYDNKVVYARLDDQLRVAAMVDIAGWDAGLDQQRIATLQRLAGATFPGAGDYQRARQWAGLRPATPQGTPLLGRSGFDNLWLNVGHGSLGFTLACGSADLLTSVIGGSPPAVSLDGLSLPA; encoded by the coding sequence ATGCGGGTAGCAGTCATCGGCGCAGGGGTCATCGGGCTTGCCACGGCCTATTCATTGGTGCGCCAGGGGCACAGCGTGGAGCTGATCGAACGGCGCGACGATGTTGCCCTGGAAACCAGCTTCGCCAATGGCGGGCAGCTCAGCTACCGCTACGTTTCGCCCCTGGCCGATGCCGGCGTGCCGCTGCAGGCGATTGGCTGGATGCTGCGCGGAGCCGATGCCCCGCTGCGCTTCCGACCGCAGGCGAGCCTGCACCAGTGGCGCTGGTGCCTGCAGTTCCTGCTGGCATGCCGGCGCTCGGTCAATCGGCGCAACGCGGCTCACTTGCTACGGCTCGCCCTGCACAGCCAGCAGATCCTGCGCAGCTGGCGCGAGCAGGACCGGCTGGACGGCTTTGCCTGGCGCGCCAACGGCAAGCTGGTGATCTATCGCGATCAACACAGCCTGCACAAGGGCGCGGCGGCCATCGACGACGATTCCGGGCAGCGGCTGCTGGACGCCGCGCAATGCGTCGACGTCGAGCCAGCGCTGGCGCCGTTGGCGGCATCGCTGCACGGCGGCATCTATTCGCCCGGCGACGAGGTTGCCGACTGCCATCTGTTCTGCACAGAACTGCTGCAGCGACTAGGCGCATCACCTCGGTTTCGTCTGCATACCGGCCAATCGGTGAGCGCATTGCGCACCGAAGGCAAGCGCGTCCGCGCGGTCGTGCTCGGGCGCGATGACATCGCCATCGACCATCTGGTAGTCGCGGCCGGCACCGGCAGCGTCGGGCTGCTCAAACCACTGGGTATCGACCTGCCAATCTACCCGCTCAAGGGCTACAGCCTGACCGTTGGGCTGGCCGACCAGGACGGCGTGCCGCAAACCAACGTCACCGACTACGACAACAAGGTCGTCTACGCCCGCCTTGATGACCAGCTGCGCGTGGCGGCAATGGTGGATATCGCCGGCTGGGATGCCGGGCTCGACCAGCAGCGCATCGCCACCCTGCAGCGTCTGGCTGGTGCCACCTTCCCCGGCGCCGGCGACTACCAACGCGCGCGGCAATGGGCGGGGCTGCGCCCGGCGACGCCCCAGGGCACGCCACTGCTTGGCCGCAGCGGCTTCGACAATCTCTGGCTCAACGTCGGCCACGGCAGCCTCGGCTTCACCCTGGCCTGTGGCAGCGCCGACCTGCTCACCAGCGTAATCGGCGGATCGCCACCCGCTGTTTCTCTGGACGGCTTGAGCCTGCCCGCCTGA
- a CDS encoding LysR family transcriptional regulator, with translation MRLRHIELFQAILQTGSLTAAAELLHISQPAASKILKHAEQQLGFALFDRVRGKLQPTAEARVLQQQTERLAIDLQNLRRLADSLGRGEECALRLVCTPALAQALLPQALYAWRERFPRTVCQLATQHTAEIVEALLLREADLGLTSQAVEHPGLRSQLLTEGRMRVIAPPGWWQPDELHRPLRLQALAGKTLIGIDARDALGSLLRGHIEELDPPPRVVTWVQTYQLARQLVSSGQGVALVDPFTALAATGGEVQTRLLEPAISVPVYAVTRVHEQPLPAQAMLMEQLGAQAERLLQDGHN, from the coding sequence ATGCGGCTGCGTCATATCGAACTGTTCCAGGCGATCCTGCAAACCGGCAGCCTGACGGCCGCGGCCGAGCTGCTGCATATCTCCCAGCCGGCGGCGAGCAAGATTCTCAAGCATGCCGAGCAGCAACTGGGTTTTGCACTGTTCGACCGAGTGCGCGGCAAGCTGCAGCCCACCGCCGAGGCGCGGGTGCTGCAGCAGCAGACCGAACGCCTGGCTATCGACCTGCAGAATCTGCGGCGCCTTGCAGACAGCCTCGGCCGGGGCGAGGAGTGCGCACTGCGGCTGGTCTGCACACCGGCCTTGGCTCAGGCGCTGCTGCCACAGGCGCTGTACGCCTGGCGCGAGCGATTTCCACGTACGGTCTGTCAGCTCGCGACGCAGCACACGGCGGAAATCGTCGAGGCGCTGTTGCTGCGTGAAGCCGATCTCGGGCTGACGTCACAGGCCGTGGAGCATCCGGGACTGCGCAGCCAATTGTTGACCGAGGGCCGTATGCGTGTGATCGCGCCGCCTGGCTGGTGGCAGCCGGATGAACTGCATCGTCCTCTGCGGCTGCAGGCGTTAGCGGGTAAAACGCTGATCGGTATCGACGCCCGCGATGCCCTGGGCAGCCTGTTGCGCGGCCACATCGAGGAGCTCGATCCGCCGCCGCGCGTGGTTACCTGGGTGCAGACTTATCAGTTGGCGCGACAGTTGGTGTCGTCGGGACAGGGCGTGGCGCTGGTCGATCCGTTCACCGCACTGGCGGCCACTGGCGGCGAGGTGCAGACCCGTCTGCTCGAGCCGGCCATCAGCGTGCCGGTCTACGCAGTGACCCGTGTTCACGAGCAGCCGCTGCCAGCGCAGGCGATGCTGATGGAGCAGCTTGGCGCCCAAGCCGAGCGACTGCTGCAGGACGGGCACAACTGA
- the zapE gene encoding cell division protein ZapE produces MHADSPLERYQQAIAQDGFVPDAAQQRAVARLQACHEALVSCADLPLGVYLWGPVGRGKTWLMDLFHASLTVPSRRQHFHHFMRWVHIRLFQLNGTADPLQALARELSEEIRVLCFDELFVGDIGDAIILGRLFQVLFEHGVVIVATSNQPPEQLYADGFNRERFLPAIDAIVEHMHVVAVDGGADHRLRPGAALQRYWIAQPDSGSALVATFEALAAGAVSTEPLALSRRHLDVVRRSELVLWCRFADLCEQPFSALDFIELCDRFTAILIGDLPRLGGRQRDGRIARGTEDGAARVEAGDRQLPRLAARDDAVRRFIALVDECYDRRIPLYIEAQVALDELYTEGYLAFPFRRTLSRLREMQLQRFG; encoded by the coding sequence ATGCACGCCGACTCGCCCCTTGAACGTTATCAGCAGGCCATTGCGCAAGACGGGTTCGTACCCGATGCGGCTCAACAGCGCGCTGTCGCGCGGCTCCAGGCCTGTCATGAGGCACTGGTTTCATGTGCGGACCTGCCGCTTGGTGTCTATCTCTGGGGCCCGGTCGGGCGTGGCAAGACCTGGCTGATGGATCTGTTTCACGCAAGCCTGACGGTTCCGTCGCGGCGGCAGCATTTCCACCATTTCATGCGCTGGGTGCATATCCGACTGTTCCAGCTCAACGGCACGGCGGATCCGCTGCAGGCTTTGGCCAGAGAACTATCTGAAGAGATTCGCGTGCTCTGCTTCGACGAGCTGTTCGTCGGCGACATCGGCGACGCGATCATCCTGGGGCGCCTGTTCCAAGTGCTCTTCGAGCACGGCGTGGTGATCGTCGCCACCTCCAATCAGCCGCCGGAGCAGTTGTATGCCGACGGCTTCAATCGCGAGCGCTTTCTGCCGGCCATCGATGCCATCGTGGAGCACATGCATGTGGTGGCTGTGGATGGCGGCGCCGATCACCGCCTGCGTCCCGGCGCTGCGCTGCAGCGCTACTGGATCGCCCAGCCCGATAGTGGCAGCGCGCTGGTCGCGACGTTCGAGGCGCTCGCCGCTGGAGCAGTCAGCACCGAGCCATTGGCCCTCAGCCGCCGCCACCTCGACGTCGTGCGGCGTAGCGAATTGGTGCTCTGGTGCCGCTTCGCCGATTTGTGCGAGCAGCCGTTTTCAGCGCTGGACTTCATCGAGCTGTGCGACCGTTTCACGGCGATCCTGATTGGTGACCTGCCCAGGCTGGGCGGCAGGCAGCGCGATGGGCGCATTGCCCGCGGCACCGAGGATGGAGCCGCGCGGGTCGAGGCGGGCGACCGCCAGCTGCCCAGGCTCGCCGCGCGTGACGATGCCGTGCGACGCTTTATCGCGCTGGTGGACGAGTGCTATGACCGGCGGATTCCGCTCTATATCGAGGCACAAGTGGCGCTGGATGAGCTGTACACCGAGGGCTATCTGGCGTTTCCATTCCGCCGCACATTGAGTCGTCTGCGGGAAATGCAGCTGCAGCGCTTTGGCTGA
- a CDS encoding peptidylprolyl isomerase encodes MPKAMCRHILVKTEAEAAQLKKRIANGEAFDVLARKYSTCPSGKKGGDLGEVRPGQMVRSIDQVIFKKPLREVHGPVKSQFGYHLVQVFYRD; translated from the coding sequence ATGCCCAAAGCCATGTGCCGCCACATTCTGGTCAAGACCGAGGCCGAAGCCGCGCAGCTGAAAAAGCGCATCGCCAATGGCGAAGCATTCGACGTGCTGGCGCGCAAATACTCGACCTGCCCGTCCGGCAAGAAAGGTGGCGATCTCGGCGAAGTGCGCCCGGGGCAGATGGTGCGCAGCATCGATCAGGTGATCTTCAAGAAGCCGCTGCGCGAAGTGCACGGCCCGGTGAAAAGCCAGTTCGGCTATCACCTGGTGCAGGTGTTCTACCGCGACTGA
- a CDS encoding gluconokinase, GntK/IdnK-type, which translates to MPSVHTSKASALPVLVVMGVSGSGKTETSHAVADALGLPHIEADNFHPAENVARMRAGTPLSDADRMEWLHALIAEMQRTLAAGSGFVLACSALKRSYRELLRSAVPELRFAHLAIDYETAVQRVGGRAGHFMPISLVDSQFATLESPEGEPGVLTVDASQPREGVLRQIVEWMQGSGLDELIETRVDLSSRPFDSATTAPPLTNEPIYSGRVAQHFDRLTDWLMAALMAFMVIVVFSSVVLRYAFGTGWTGAEELSRLAFVWLVFVGVASSMRRGELMSFSMLRDRFPRLFRRVVDSLSWLLVAAASCLAAWGGWNQMQFGWTINSPVVGYPLGLAMLPVAASMVALAVLALLQLVNVWRRDQPSATAAANVTAD; encoded by the coding sequence ATGCCTTCAGTGCATACCTCAAAGGCTTCCGCGCTTCCGGTGCTGGTCGTCATGGGCGTCAGCGGTTCCGGCAAGACGGAGACCAGCCACGCCGTAGCCGACGCGCTCGGCCTGCCGCATATCGAAGCGGACAACTTTCACCCGGCAGAGAACGTGGCGCGCATGCGTGCCGGCACTCCGCTGTCCGACGCCGACCGCATGGAGTGGCTGCACGCGCTGATCGCCGAAATGCAGAGGACCCTGGCAGCGGGCAGCGGCTTCGTGCTGGCTTGCTCGGCGCTCAAGCGCAGCTACCGGGAGTTGCTGCGCAGTGCTGTTCCGGAGCTGCGTTTCGCCCATCTGGCCATCGATTACGAAACCGCCGTGCAGCGAGTGGGCGGCAGGGCGGGGCATTTCATGCCGATTTCCCTGGTGGACAGCCAATTCGCCACCCTCGAATCACCCGAGGGCGAACCCGGCGTATTGACGGTGGATGCCAGTCAACCGCGCGAAGGCGTCTTGCGCCAGATTGTCGAATGGATGCAGGGCAGCGGACTGGATGAGCTGATCGAAACCCGGGTCGATCTTTCTTCGCGTCCGTTTGATAGCGCTACCACGGCGCCGCCACTGACCAACGAGCCGATCTACAGCGGCAGGGTCGCGCAGCACTTCGACCGCCTGACCGACTGGCTGATGGCCGCACTGATGGCCTTCATGGTCATCGTGGTGTTCTCCAGCGTGGTGCTGCGCTACGCCTTCGGCACTGGCTGGACCGGCGCTGAGGAGCTGTCCCGGCTGGCGTTCGTCTGGCTGGTGTTCGTCGGCGTTGCTTCGAGCATGCGCCGCGGCGAGCTGATGAGCTTTTCCATGCTGCGCGACCGTTTCCCGCGGCTGTTCCGCCGCGTCGTCGACTCCCTCAGCTGGCTGCTGGTGGCAGCTGCGAGCTGCCTGGCGGCCTGGGGCGGCTGGAACCAGATGCAGTTCGGCTGGACCATCAACAGCCCGGTAGTCGGCTATCCGCTCGGCCTGGCGATGCTGCCCGTGGCGGCCAGCATGGTGGCGCTGGCGGTGCTCGCGCTGCTGCAGCTGGTCAATGTCTGGCGGCGCGACCAGCCATCGGCCACTGCCGCTGCGAATGTCACCGCGGACTGA
- a CDS encoding TRAP transporter large permease, which translates to MTVVVFLSSLLGFMTLGMPIAFALLLTGSVLMWYLDFWDVQLLAQNLQAGADSFPLLAVPFFILAGELMNAGGISRRIIAMAQAYFGHKRGGLGYVAIAASVLLASMSGSALADTAALATLLLPMMRERGYPLSSSSGLVAAGGIIAPIIPPSMPFVIYGVVTGTSISQLFLAGMVPGLIMGMGLIVAWTLIARRIDEPKQEKASAAERRRVLVDGAAALMLPVIIVGGLRGGLFTPTEAAVVAAVYALAVSTLLYRELNWAGLVEVLTRASRTTASVMFLCAAATVSAYMITLAQLPDEIAAMLGPLAQDPKLLMVAIMLLMIAVGMVLDLTPTILILGPVLAPIAIKAGIDPVYFGVMFVLIGSIGLITPPVGTVLNVVGGIGRLRMETLVRGVMPFFLIYLVIVGLLIAVPSIITVPLAWLR; encoded by the coding sequence ATGACCGTCGTCGTCTTCCTTTCATCGCTGCTGGGTTTCATGACGCTTGGCATGCCCATCGCTTTCGCGCTGCTGCTCACCGGCTCGGTGCTGATGTGGTACCTGGATTTCTGGGACGTGCAGCTGCTGGCGCAGAATCTTCAGGCCGGTGCCGACAGCTTCCCGCTGCTCGCGGTGCCGTTCTTCATTCTTGCCGGCGAGCTGATGAACGCCGGCGGCATCTCGCGGCGCATCATCGCCATGGCACAGGCCTATTTCGGCCACAAGCGCGGCGGCCTGGGTTACGTGGCGATTGCCGCTTCGGTGCTGCTGGCCAGCATGTCCGGCTCGGCGTTGGCCGATACCGCCGCGCTGGCGACGCTGCTGCTGCCGATGATGCGTGAGCGCGGTTATCCGCTGAGTTCGTCGTCGGGCCTGGTGGCGGCGGGCGGGATCATCGCGCCGATCATCCCGCCGTCGATGCCTTTCGTGATCTACGGCGTGGTGACCGGCACTTCGATCAGCCAGCTGTTTCTCGCCGGCATGGTGCCGGGGCTGATCATGGGCATGGGCCTGATCGTTGCCTGGACGCTGATCGCCCGGCGGATCGACGAACCCAAACAGGAAAAGGCCAGCGCTGCAGAGCGCCGCCGTGTGCTGGTCGACGGCGCCGCCGCGCTGATGCTGCCTGTGATCATCGTTGGCGGGCTGCGTGGCGGCCTGTTCACCCCGACCGAAGCGGCGGTGGTCGCCGCCGTCTATGCCCTGGCCGTTTCGACATTGCTCTATCGCGAGCTGAACTGGGCCGGGTTGGTCGAGGTGCTGACCCGCGCCAGTCGCACCACCGCCTCGGTGATGTTCCTCTGCGCCGCCGCGACGGTGTCCGCGTACATGATCACCCTGGCGCAACTGCCCGACGAGATCGCCGCGATGCTCGGCCCGCTGGCGCAGGATCCGAAGCTGCTGATGGTCGCCATCATGCTGCTGATGATCGCCGTCGGCATGGTGCTCGACCTGACGCCGACCATCCTGATCCTCGGTCCGGTGCTGGCGCCGATCGCGATCAAGGCCGGCATCGACCCGGTGTACTTCGGAGTGATGTTCGTGCTGATCGGCTCCATCGGGCTGATCACGCCGCCGGTGGGCACGGTGCTCAACGTGGTCGGCGGTATCGGCCGGCTGCGCATGGAAACCCTGGTGCGCGGCGTCATGCCGTTCTTCCTTATCTATCTGGTGATCGTCGGGCTGCTCATCGCCGTGCCCTCGATCATCACCGTACCCCTGGCCTGGCTGCGGTAA